DNA from Helcococcus ovis:
TCTTTAATTTCTCCATTTAATAAAATATGTGAACACTTTTCAAAAATAATATCTGGAGCACCTTTTGTAAATGCTATGTAGTCATTTTCAAAATATCCTTTGTGAAATGTTGTCATCATTTTTCTTGATGAATCAAAAGGATATTCTTTAACCCTAGGATATGTTTCATTTAGAATTTTATTCGAAAGACCACCTTTTTCTACCAGTGTAACCAATGCACCTTCTGTTGGATCTCCAACTATTTCCCATTTATTATTTTCATGTGTAAGTTTTGCATCACTATTTAAGCTAGCAGCTGTTAATAACATTTTTAAGTTTGAATGTTTTCCGATATCTATTTTTTGTCCGTCAACAGTGAAATCACCTTCTGGAGCATATCCAACGCCATCTACATCGTAAACTTTATCATCTGTGAATACTTTTTTTACAGTCATCTCATTTTGTGTCAATGTACCAGTTTTATCTGAACATATGAAAGTTGTTGTCCCTAAAGTTTCTACAGCTAAAAGTTTTTTTACAATGGCATTTCTTGCTGCCATTCTATTCATACCTATAGAAAGAACAATAGTAACTACGGCAGCTAAACCTTCAGGAATAGCAGCAACTGATAGAGATACAGCTGTCATAAGTGATTCAATAACATCCATATCCGGACGAATTAATCCTATTATAAATACTAATATTGAAATCGCAATAACTAATATACCAAGTGTTTTTGATAATTTTGATAATTTTTGTTGAAGAGGAGATTCCTCTTCTTTAGTTTGTTGAATATTTGTGGCAATTTTACCGATTTCTGTATCGTGACCGGTAGTTGCAACAACACCAATACATCTACCTCTTGTAATTATTGAGGATGAATGAATGTAGTTAGTTCTATCTCCAATTTCTATATCTTTATCAAAAATAACTTCAGCATCTTTATCAACTGGTACAGATTCTCCAGTTAATGAAGATTCATCACTTGAAAGGTTTTGACTTTCTAAAAGTCTAATATCTGCGGGTACGATATCCCCTGTTTCTAAATGAACAATATCACCCGGTACTAATTCAGTTGCCGGAATAGATTTTATTTTTCCATCTCTAAGTACTTTAGCATTTGGAGCTGACATTTGTTGTAAGGCTTTTACTGAATCCTCAGCCTTACCCTCTTGAACTAAGCTCATTCCTGCATTTAATACTACAATAGCTAAAATAATAATTGTTTCAATCATGTCTCCTGTAAGAGATGATAAAATAGCAGCAACCAAAAGAATAATTACCATTGGATCTAATAATTGTTCTATTAGTTTTTGGATAAATGATTTACCTTGTTTTTGTTCTAATTGATTCAAACCATATTTTTCAACTCTAGATTTAGCTTCTTGAGATGAAAGCCCTGTATCTTTGTTTGCATTAAGATTTTTAAGAACAGTTTGATTATCATTTAGATAATATTTTTCCATTTTTACCTCCAATTTAAAATAAAAAAAAGACCTACAAATATTTTAGGTCTTGCTTCCTTTCGGTATTTAGCCGGGATAAATCCGTATTGACGACTAAATATATATAAGCTACTCCCCTAAGAGTTATTTATCTGTATTATACTAGATTTTTGGATTAAAGTAAATAAAAATAAAAGTTTTGCTAACGCCACTGTCTAGGATTGTCAAACATATGTGACAAGAAAGCAATCTAATAATATTTTCAAAAGTCATAATTATAATTCACAAACAATATATATTTCTGTCAATGAGATAAACAAACCGTACTTTGACAGGGATAGGCATTGTTTGTAGATTTATGATGCTCTTTTTCATCTTGTGTATGCTCATTAGGATAGCTATGTGGACGCCATGATTTATTTGCTAAAGATTTTACTGTCTCATCATTTTTTTTGCCATCTTTGTACTTGTTGTCTGCTAGTTTTATATCTTTTTGCAGCCTCTGCATTATTTTTATGTTTTATCGCATATTCCACAACTTTTTGAAGAAATTTCATTTCTTCTGTTATACTAGTTTTCATAGGAAGCCTTTCTTTCTGATAATTTTTTGTTGTTAAATTTATATTACCAGGTGGCTCCTTATTTTTTTATTTTTATTTTTGAATGGGTTGGTTTAGCCCCATCATATCCTAAGTTCTTGATTTTGAGGGGGCAATACCTACCCTAGCTATATTAAAAATCAATCTTTTGCTGGGACGAATTAATTATGTTTTTGATATATTTAGCCCCATCATATCCTAAGTTCTTGATTTTGAGGGGGCAATACCTACCCTAGCTATATTAAAAATCAATCTTTTGCTGGGGCGAATTAATTATGTTTTTGATATATTTAGCCCCATCATATCCTAAGTTCTTGATTTTGAGGGGGAGGCAATACCTACCCTAGCTATATTAAAAATCAATCTTTTGCTGGGGCGAATTAATTATGTTTTTGATATATTTAGCCCCATCATATCCTAAGTTCTTGATTTTGAGGGGGAGGCAATACCTACCCTAGCTATATTAAAAATCAATCTTTTGCTGGGACGAATTAATTATGTTTTTGATATATTTAGCCCCATCATATCTTAAGTTCTTGATTTTGAAGAGCTTGCACCACCCTAACATTTTTTGATTTATGAGTTTTGAAGGGGCAGATATTCAAAAATCTTTCTTAGTATGTAAATGCTAATATAACAATGTACAAAAACGATTAAATAAAAATGTACAATTTGATAAAATAAATGAATATTAAATATTAGGAGACATATATGAAATATTCATTAATTCTAAATAATATAAATTTTGAAATTAAAAATTTAGAAGACTTATCAACATTAAAAACAATTATGGATGCAAACAACTTAAAAGTTAATTACTCACAATTAGCTAATGAACTAAATGTGGATAGAAGAACAATAAAAAAATATTACGAAGGATATGAAAAGAAAAAAACTAGAAATAAATCTTCAAAAATAGACAATTTTAAGAATATAATCGAAGAACTTTTAGATGAAAATTCAATTCAAAGATTTTACTCTAAATCAATACTTTACAGATATTTGAAAGAAAATCATAACTTAAATGTAAGCGAATCAAGTTTTAGAAGATATATATTAAACAATGATAAATTCCAAAAATATTTTTCTAAGAAAAAATATAAAGATGGTGCAAAAATTAGATTTGAAACTTCTCCAGGTGAACAAGCTCAAATTGATTGGAAAGAAGATATGACCTTTATCACTAGTGATTGTGAAATAATTAAATTAAATATTTTTGTATTTCAACTTTCATACTCTAGATATAGAATTTTTCATGTATCTTTAGATAAAAAGCAAGATGTGGTTTTAGACTTTTTAACAAGATCTTTTGAATTAATACAAGGGGTTCCAAAAACAATTTTATCAGATAATATGAAAACAATTATGGATGAACCAAGAACTAAGGATTCTGATGGAAAAATTAATAATAAATTTAATCAATTCTTAAATGATTTTAATATAAGCTTAAAACCATGTATGGCTAGAAGACCTCAAACTAAAGGCAAAGTTGAATCAAGTATGAAAATACTTGAAGAAATTTATGCTTATCAAACAAAAATTAATTATGAACAATTATTAAAATTAGTAGAAAAAATTAATAATAGAGTAAACTTAAATATTCA
Protein-coding regions in this window:
- a CDS encoding cation-translocating P-type ATPase gives rise to the protein MEKYYLNDNQTVLKNLNANKDTGLSSQEAKSRVEKYGLNQLEQKQGKSFIQKLIEQLLDPMVIILLVAAILSSLTGDMIETIIILAIVVLNAGMSLVQEGKAEDSVKALQQMSAPNAKVLRDGKIKSIPATELVPGDIVHLETGDIVPADIRLLESQNLSSDESSLTGESVPVDKDAEVIFDKDIEIGDRTNYIHSSSIITRGRCIGVVATTGHDTEIGKIATNIQQTKEEESPLQQKLSKLSKTLGILVIAISILVFIIGLIRPDMDVIESLMTAVSLSVAAIPEGLAAVVTIVLSIGMNRMAARNAIVKKLLAVETLGTTTFICSDKTGTLTQNEMTVKKVFTDDKVYDVDGVGYAPEGDFTVDGQKIDIGKHSNLKMLLTAASLNSDAKLTHENNKWEIVGDPTEGALVTLVEKGGLSNKILNETYPRVKEYPFDSSRKMMTTFHKGYFENDYIAFTKGAPDIIFEKCSHILLNGEIKEFTPELKELYQEKNIEYARQALRVLAYTFKKWNKLPETSNTEEVEKDLVLIGISGMIDPARPEAKIAIAECMTAGITPVMITGDYLETALAIAKDLGIATKDDQAIMGKELNDMTHEQIRELVKVKRVFARVSPENKVQIVTAIKDNGEIAAMTGDGVNDAPAIKKADIGIAMGITGTDVAKNTAEVILTDDNFATIVNAVEEGRIIYANIKKFVTFLLSCNIGEVIIMLVAMIVGAPVPLTVIQLLWLNLVTDSFPALALGVEKGEPDIMNEPPRKTDDQIIDKNLRDNIAAQSIAIAVATLGAFFISYNFIFAGYTHEIQVRAAQTVAFVTLILSELLRSFSARSEKYTVFELGIFSNTQLVYAFLGSFILTLVVVYTPGVNNIFNTVALDLQAWGIVLPFAFLPFIVGEIHKLIERKMGLHD
- a CDS encoding helix-turn-helix domain-containing protein; amino-acid sequence: MKTSITEEMKFLQKVVEYAIKHKNNAEAAKRYKTSRQQVQRWQKK
- the istA gene encoding IS21 family transposase produces the protein MKYSLILNNINFEIKNLEDLSTLKTIMDANNLKVNYSQLANELNVDRRTIKKYYEGYEKKKTRNKSSKIDNFKNIIEELLDENSIQRFYSKSILYRYLKENHNLNVSESSFRRYILNNDKFQKYFSKKKYKDGAKIRFETSPGEQAQIDWKEDMTFITSDCEIIKLNIFVFQLSYSRYRIFHVSLDKKQDVVLDFLTRSFELIQGVPKTILSDNMKTIMDEPRTKDSDGKINNKFNQFLNDFNISLKPCMARRPQTKGKVESSMKILEEIYAYQTKINYEQLLKLVEKINNRVNLNIHQGTNNIPLSLLEIEKDSLMPLPNESLRNLYKISSTILKVNSSCMISYKSNQYSLPPEYKNKRVNLIVKDNKLHIYDNTKVITVHNISKNKLNYHKSHYLEIFKNNLPSYDEKKVQILVNENLSKIGGNYGK